One Fulvia fulva chromosome 12, complete sequence genomic region harbors:
- a CDS encoding Nucleoporin, with translation MSNSQTPERGTERRNLRSTRSTASATAAANPRRRQRDSADGTQKPPAPKRRRHNKPNIDEETFEPPSQKDARDSTEHLPLLESFASQATTVEDDTMTNLVNGNIHLSAEGSVRGGSMTRATPSEHTTMTIRGRPKRVMRGDNATVLAQTSGYSVKLLPSTPRELRKEGVEYRGSLGTDNTALAVTRERAIIWDYTAHSAASNPRTFDMPFSCRAGDALPYGALVSHGLGSTTDLGLLLLSATTGKAVFYESIHRATSLGLFQDRKTGVEGSIGSLFSSETVVDLVSADHAGFVVVLSSGRITQVTLHDAQGKARIFSQFLKATESTSGSFFGSFSNLWSAGFRKDLAAVHTRQLNSRGQVQAVALTEQVEILVWDMDWAGRSDFRSSITCKEALVGDIRDLLIPELAGKAETIMALDFAILDKPTSVVGNEVATAGTEVPLGLLILLRAGTLDDHIYLVADVVLTGDIFEVSRLVQLKSYRHRGDARYQTKPKLTVPKPGHTAFVSFEDATVLFGLRDAVVDGPEAQLHMSYMEPDQYEEAIVLRTGKDIAIESAWDEGSRGSHASCLSFVKGAGLVRITGADVYALDMGWKLSAMTHIEQAVFFGAMQQDNIIDFSRRSDIQYSLEEVEEAALAISNQIVRAETKYTNVISTAPTSMEQHLAAKAQALKALAAHVRRNYAALSRSTMWRLLWNAERVAAAQQLWVAFEEHVTMMSEKGKRKATLLDEICDWFNNESHPEEPFTKRKELKDEEPVRKFFIGGLHRLEKLLQYTKVFLDELRKNDDWAQERVLRVVIQTNDVFLRGLRAAFIFRSENAAEYGILPELIDDGVVTDIVEYTDVPEFWTSTERLVSITGQVTTLSRSFASGAYENYEQTTATIEQLAREIADANPNLIELLCLQFKERINWRSSRPSQKDQVRAQQLLSEFESLRHEHFRSLANVGHAEDGMRLAEKYRDMHTLTDIVVGEDQYNEEQLQEAPEQSVKAIIYKTREDLNEKVKKFFDRYGSAWADAFFDKLFSGSSVGKKLEQAQARWQKSLATYLQSHPSRAKICWINDVTQESDFSHASSALAQAAEAQEGRLWAKKVELSMSKLALLAAKEAGESTNELSNGTSTAKDDPRNELAVVEVQERLYAHLYPEIVASLDRDAEVEICMQKFGNHVKDWPALRQLLENGLHATLNHIALSIEQLIDVLTLMDIVTSETEGNMQGTEFMLALIALDAAAPSMSSARLETLLQLIWKRCYIYDDWAKLKLSGKTKQSDSERGKELRATAPWQTLFHMLDTKFFDSTRHVDVRKPSECLGSACRREDISYRFDNEELLDPILHDLKIQDELLQSYVSDRHLDELMMQCDRDAKIALHAQEEGMVVRSQHERDFPLQGEDADLNGAGTNGHAKGANGNQPEYAEGFAQDATEVDGDVEME, from the coding sequence ATGTCGAACTCGCAGACGCCCGAGCGTGGAACGGAGCGTCGAAATCTACGGTCGACGCGCAGCACAGCAAGCGCAACAGCAGCAGCGAACCCTCGGAGGCGGCAACGAGACAGTGCGGATGGCACCCAGAAGCCTCCCGCGCCCAAACGTCGCAGACACAACAAACCCAACATCGACGAGGAGACCTTCGAGCCACCATCGCAGAAGGATGCACGCGACTCCACAGAGCACCTGCCCCTTCTCGAATCCTTCGCATCGCAGGCTACCACCGTGGAGGACGACACCATGACGAACCTGGTGAATGGCAACATACACCTGTCCGCGGAGGGCAGCGTCAGAGGAGGCAGCATGACGCGCGCGACACCCAGCGAACACACTACGATGACGATACGCGGACGACCGAAGCGAGTGATGCGCGGCGACAACGCAACGGTACTGGCGCAGACGAGTGGCTACAGTGTCAAACTGCTGCCAAGCACGCCGAGAGAGCTGCGCAAGGAAGGCGTCGAGTATCGCGGCAGTCTGGGAACCGACAACACCGCCCTGGCTGTGACACGCGAGCGCGCAATCATCTGGGATTACACCGCACATTCCGCAGCCAGCAACCCGCGCACATTTGACATGCCCTTTTCTTGCCGCGCAGGTGATGCACTACCCTATGGAGCGCTGGTGTCTCATGGACTCGGCTCGACCACAGATCTTGGTCTGCTCCTGCTATCTGCCACGACTGGCAAGGCCGTTTTCTACGAATCAATACATCGCGCAACATCTCTCGGCTTGTTCCAGGATCGTAAGACGGGCGTGGAAGGCTCGATCGGTAGTCTGTTCTCTAGCGAGACCGTGGTCGACCTGGTTTCTGCCGACCATGCTGGTTTCGTGGTCGTGCTGAGCTCTGGACGAATAACACAAGTCACATTGCACGATGCGCAGGGGAAAGCGCGTATATTCAGCCAATTCCTCAAGGCCACCGAAAGCACGTCTGGCAGTTTCTTTGGCAGCTTCTCCAACCTCTGGAGTGCTGGCTTCAGGAAGGACTTGGCGGCAGTGCACACGAGACAACTCAACTCACGTGGGCAGGTGCAGGCTGTCGCGCTCACTGAGCAAGTGGAGATATTAGTCTGGGACATGGACTGGGCTGGACGATCCGACTTCAGATCGAGCATAACGTGTAAAGAGGCGCTTGTTGGGGATATCAGGGACTTGCTCATACCGGAGTTGGCTGGCAAGGCGGAGACGATCATGGCGCTCGACTTTGCCATCTTGGACAAGCCCACTTCTGTGGTTGGCAACGAGGTCGCGACGGCCGGTACAGAAGTGCCGCTGGGTCTCCTAATCCTACTTCGAGCTGGTACACTGGACGACCACATCTACCTGGTGGCTGACGTCGTCCTGACTGGCGATATCTTCGAGGTCAGCCGACTGGTACAGTTGAAGAGCTATAGACATCGAGGTGATGCTCGGTATCAGACAAAGCCGAAGCTCACTGTACCGAAGCCTGGACATACTGCATTCGTGTCGTTCGAAGATGCGACGGTTCTATTCGGCCTGCGCGATGCAGTCGTGGACGGGCCAGAAGCACAACTCCACATGTCATATATGGAGCCCGATCAGTATGAAGAGGCAATCGTGCTGCGTACCGGCAAGGATATTGCCATCGAGAGTGCCTGGGATGAAGGCTCGAGAGGGAGTCATGCCTCCTGCCTGTCTTTCGTGAAGGGTGCTGGACTTGTTAGGATCACCGGCGCCGATGTCTATGCGCTCGACATGGGTTGGAAGCTTTCCGCAATGACACACATCGAACAGGCTGTCTTCTTCGGTGCCATGCAACAGGACAACATAATCGACTTCTCGCGACGATCAGACATACAGTACAGCCTGGAGGAGGTCGAAGAAGCAGCCTTGGCAATCAGCAACCAGATCGTCCGTGCTGAGACCAAGTACACCAATGTCATATCCACAGCACCTACATCCATGGAGCAACACCTCGCAGCCAAAGCACAGGCGCTAAAAGCGCTTGCGGCCCATGTCAGACGAAACTATGCAGCGCTTTCCAGAAGCACGATGTGGCGACTGCTGTGGAACGCCGAGCGAGTAGCCGCTGCTCAGCAGCTCTGGGTCGCTTTCGAAGAACACGTGACTATGATGAGCGAGAAGGGCAAGCGAAAAGCGACACTTCTGGACGAGATCTGCGATTGGTTCAACAATGAGAGCCATCCCGAAGAGCCATTCACGAAGCGCAAGGAGCTGAAAGATGAGGAGCCGGTGCGCAAATTCTTCATCGGTGGGCTGCATAGACTGGAAAAATTGTTGCAATACACCAAGGTTTTCCTCGACGAACTGCGGAAGAACGACGATTGGGCACAAGAGCGGGTCTTGAGGGTTGTCATTCAGACGAATGATGTTTTCCTGCGAGGATTGCGAGCGGCATTTATCTTCCGGAGTGAGAATGCGGCAGAATACGGCATCTTGCCAGAGCTGATTGACGACGGCGTTGTCACCGATATCGTCGAGTATACCGATGTGCCTGAGTTCTGGACATCTACGGAGCGCCTCGTTAGCATTACTGGGCAGGTCACTACTCTATCGCGCAGCTTCGCAAGTGGGGCGTACGAGAACTATGAACAGACGACAGCAACCATCGAACAATTGGCGCGGGAGATCGCCGATGCGAATCCAAATCTAATCGAGTTGTTGTGCTTGCAGTTCAAGGAGCGCATCAACTGGCGGTCATCGAGACCATCGCAGAAGGACCAGGTTCGCGCACAACAGCTGCTCTCCGAGTTCGAGAGTTTACGACACGAACATTTCCGGTCGCTCGCCAACGTCGGTCACGCAGAAGATGGCATGCGTTTGGCGGAGAAGTACAGAGACATGCACACATTGACCGATATTGTTGTGGGCGAAGACCAGTACAATGAAGAACAGTTGCAGGAGGCCCCGGAGCAGAGTGTTAAAGCCATCATCTACAAGACTCGCGAAGACCTTAACGAGAAGGTGAAGAAGTTCTTCGACCGATATGGATCCGCTTGGGCAGATGCATTCTTTGATAAGCTCTTTTCCGGCAGCTCTGTGGGCAAGAAGTTAGAGCAAGCACAAGCGAGATGGCAGAAGTCACTTGCCACATACTTGCAATCTCACCCTAGCCGAGCCAAGATCTGCTGGATCAACGATGTCACGCAAGAGAGCGACTTCTCCCATGCAAGCTCGGCCCTTGCACAAGCCGCCGAGGCACAGGAGGGTAGATTGTGGGCTAAGAAAGTCGAGCTTTCCATGTCAAAGCTTGCCTTGCTTGCCGCGAAAGAGGCTGGCGAGTCGACAAATGAGCTCTCGAATGGCACGAGCACTGCCAAGGATGACCCACGCAATGAGCTCGCGGTCGTGGAAGTGCAGGAGCGGCTGTATGCGCATCTTTATCCTGAGATCGTGGCGTCTCTGGACCGCGACGCTGAGGTTGAGATCTGCATGCAGAAGTTTGGCAATCACGTCAAGGACTGGCCGGCGCTTAGACAACTACTGGAGAACGGCCTCCATGCGACTCTCAATCACATTGCTCTGTCTATTGAGCAGTTGATTGACGTGCTTACGCTGATGGACATTGTGACCAGCGAGACCGAAGGCAACATGCAAGGTACAGAGTTCATGCTTGCTCTTATCGCACTCGACGCTGCCGCCCCTAGCATGTCTTCTGCCAGACTCGAGACGCTTCTACAGCTAATCTGGAAGCGTTGCTACATCTACGACGACTGGGCGAAACTCAAGCTCTCCGGCAAGACGAAGCAGTCCGACTCGGAGCGCGGCAAGGAGCTTCGCGCTACGGCACCATGGCAGACTCTGTTCCACATGTTGGACACAAAGTTCTTCGACTCCACACGTCATGTTGATGTGCGCAAGCCGAGTGAATGTCTCGGATCTGCGTGTCGAAGAGAAGACATCAGCTACCGCTTCGACAACGAGGAGTTGCTAGACCCCATCTTGCATGACCTGAAGATTCAAGACGAGCTCTTGCAGTCTTATGTTTCCGACAGGCACCTGGATGAGCTCATGATGCAGTGCGATCGTGATGCTAAGATTGCGCTTCATGCACAGGAAGAAGGCATGGTTGTGCGATCCCAGCACGAGCGTGATTTTCCACTTCAGGGCGAAGATGCTGATCTTAATGGAGCTGGGACGAATGGCCATGCCAAGGGCGCCAACGGCAACCAGCCTGAATATGCTGAAGGCTTTGCACAGGATGCCACAGAAGTTGATGGCGATGTGGAGATGGAGTAG